DNA sequence from the Pedobacter sp. W3I1 genome:
ACCTTCTACACTTGGTATAATGGCTTTAATTCCGTCCAGGTCTACAACTTCTTCCACCCTTCCGATAAACTTGCTGCCAATAAAACTTTCGTGGATAAAGTCTTCTCCCTGTTTTAGTTTTCCTTTAGCAAACCACTGTGCCAAACGGGCTGAGGTACCCGTTCCACATGGCGACCGATCGATGGCTTTATCACCATAAAAAACTGCATTTCTGGCGGTTGATGTAGGGTCGATTGTTTTTCCGGTCCACAATACGTGGCTACAGCCATTTATCGTCGGATCTAAGGGATGCACAAAAGTATATTGCTCGTTAATGCGTTTTCTAATGGTCTGGCTCCAGGTAATCAGTTGCGAAGCTGTATAGTTTTCCAGTCCCGGGAAATTTTCCTGTGGGTCTACAATGGCATAAAAGTTACCGCCATAGGCTACATCAAAAGTAAGCGTACCTAAATCCGGGCATTCTACCGCTAAATTTTCGGCAGCCAGATAAGAAGCTACGTTTCTAAGTTTAACCGATTTAACCTTTTTACCTTCCTGTTTGTATTCAATCAAGACCAATCCGGCCGGAGCCTCCATTCTGATCACCCCTGGTATTTTAGGCTGAATCAATCCTTCCTCTATAGCGATGGTAATGGTACCGATAGTACCATGGCCGCACATTGGCAGGCAGCCACTGGTTTCGATAAAAAGTACCGCTATATCATTGGCGGGATCGTGAGGTGGATAAAGAATACTGCCCGACATCATATCATGGCCACGAGGTTCGAACATTAAACCTGTTCTGATCCAATCGAATTCTTTCAAAAAATGCTGACGCTTTTCGCTCATATTTGAGCCAATAAGCTGAGGGCCGCCACCGGCAACTAACCTAACCGGATTTCCGCAAGTATGTGCATCTACACAAAAAAAGGTTTTACTCATGAGATTTCGTTAATATCTGGTTAACCATTCTGAAAATCCCTAAAGGATTTCCATCTTTCAATTCATCTGGCAATAATTCCTGCTCCCAATCCTGGTAAGCCAATGGCCTTGCAAAACGATTGATCGCTGTAGAACCAACTGAAGTAAAACGGCTATCGTTAGTAGCAGGAAATGGTCCACCATGCTGCATGGCTGCACAAACTTCTACACCTGTAGGCACACCATTTAAAATAATTCTTCCGGTTTTATCAGTCAATTTACCTATCAAAGCCTGGTAATGCTGAAGTTCCTGTTTATCGGCCATTAAGGTTACCGTAAGTTGTCCTTCCAATACATCAATGGCTTTTTCTAGTTCAGTAATATCCTGTGCAACAACCAACAGTGAATACGGACCGAAAATTTCTTCACGGAGTTTTGGATTTTTGATAAAATCGGCAGCACTTACCTGAGCGATTTTTGCCTCTGATTGATTTTGAAGCTCACTATTCTTTACGGTTGAAACCGATAAAAGTGCAACGCCACCTTCATTTACGACCTCTGCAGAAAGTTTACCATAATTATTGGCAATGCCTTCGGTAAGCATAGTTGCTGATGGAATAGTTGAAATGGCCTCTTTTAAAACGGCTTTAAAATTTTCGAGTGCCGGCGATTGAACCGCTAGCAATAAACCCGGATTGGTACAAAACTGACCAGCGCCCAAAGTAATGGATGCAGCATATTTTTTAGCCAGTCCTTCTGCCTGGTTTTCGATCACCTTGGGAAGAAAGATTACTGGATTAATGCTTCCCATTTCGGCAAAAACCGGAATAGGCTGTTCGCGCTGTTGCGCAAGATTAATCAAAGCCATTCCGCCTTTAAACGAACCTGTAAAAGTTACCGCTTTAGTTAATGGATGCTGAACCAAGCCAGCACCAATGGTATAACCATCATCATACAACAAAGAGAAAACACCTTTAGGCATTCCCGTTTTTTCGGCAGCTTTAATGATGGCACCACCCACCAGCGCACTGGTTCCGTAATGTGCAGGGTGTGCTTTAACAACCACCGGGCAGCCAGAAGCTAGTGCTGATGCCGTATCGCCACCTGCAACTGAAAAAGCAAGCGGAAAATTACTCGCACCAAAAACCACTACTGGTCCGATTGGGATCAGCATTCGTCTGATATCAGGTCGTGGCAAAGGCTGTCTTTCAGGCAGTGCAGTATCAATAATGGCATCAACCCAGGAGCCTTCGGCAACCAGATTGGCAAATAACCTTAACTGACCTGTTGTTCTGCCCAGTTCGCCCTGTAAACGACCCAAAGGCAAACCGCTTTCTGCTGAAGCCCTGTTTACCAGCTCCTCGCCAAGATTGGCAATTTCATCGGCAATGGCATTTAAAAATGCGGCTTTAAGATCTTTGTTTAGGTTTCTATAGCTTTGGAAAGCCAATGTTGCCGACGTTAAGGCATCATTAACAAGACTTTCGCTTGCTTTAAAAAATTCGCCATCAAGCGTTAATCCCGTTGCGGGATTAACAGCTTTAAGGCTTCTTTCATTAACTTCTATATAAGTACCGGCTACAATATTTTTCCCGTTCATATTTGGTTTTTAAAACTATTTACCCCAGCTACCTGCTGGTAATTCTGGACGAACAGCTAATGCATCGTTAATAATTTTCAATACTTTTTCTCTTTCTGCGCCACTTATTGGTAAACGCGGTGCGCGAACGGCTTCGGTTCCTAATCCGGTTGCTACCTCAGCCAGTTTAATGTACTGTACCAATTTGGCATGAATATCCAACTCTAGTACAGGTAAAAACCAACGGTAAATAGTTAGCGCCTCAGCAATGCGGTTTTCTTTAATCAACCTGAAAATGGCAACTGTTTCTCTCGGGAAAGCATCAACCAAACCTGCAACCCATCCATGTGCACCCATCACAATACTTTCCATCGCTAATGGATCTACACCAGTAAAGATTTTGAAACGATCGCCAAAACGGTTAATCAATCGGGTGATGTTTGATACATCTCTGGTTGATTCTTTAATCGCCTGAATATTATCATATTTAGTCAAAACCTCAAACATATCTAGCGTTACTTCGATTTTATAATCAACAGGATTGTTATAAATCATAATCGGCAGGCTTGTGCTTTCAGCAATAGCACCAAAAAAGGCCAAAGTTTCGTCTGGAGCAGCATTATAGCGCATTGGCGGCAACAACATTAAACCTTGTGCGCCAAGCGATTCGGCTTTTTGAGCTACTTCGATTGCTTTTTTTGTAGTTGACTCTGCAATGTTCAATAAAACCGGTACGCGGCCATTTACCACGGTTAAGGTATGCGATAACAGACCGAACTTTTCTTCATCGGTTAGTACACTGGCCTCGCCAAGCGATCCACCTAAAATAATCCCTTCAGCACCTGCTTCTAATTGCGCTTCGATATTTAAATCGAAAGCCGGAAAATCTAACTCATCGTTTGCTGTAAATTTTGTCGTTACAGCAGGGAAAACCCCGGTCCATTTGATACTCATTGTAATGTTATGTTTTAATAATTAAGGTTCAAAAAATTAATCTGGGCTTTTAATCCAAACTGGTATAATTGGTAATCATTTATTAAATTATCGACGATCAATTCATTTAAACGATATTCAAAGTTAGGTGATTGCCAGGCAGTAATATTGTTGGATTTTAACCGATATTGGTCATAAATACGCCATTTGAATCAGACAGAATTGATTAGGAAAAGCTGAGGCTCTTGTAGGAGAAATGAGATAACAAAAAAAGACGTTGTATCATAAATATAGATTTGTCATCCTGAGCCTGTCGAAGGACCCGTTTAAATAACTCTTTAAGGTGTTTCGACAGGCTCAACATGACAGCATCTGAGGTGAAATCGCCATTACGATACACCCTCTTTAAATAAAAATCAGCCGGATGGATAACATCCTCCTGACCTGTCTATTTCACCAGGAATTACTTTGTGTTTTTCACCTCTAGGTAGTACATAAATTCGATACCCGGTTTTGTAAAAAGCGCATCCTGCCCTTTGGCCAATGCAACCTGCTGCCAGTTTTGCGATGGAATAATTTTAAGCGTTTTAATCCCCTCTTTTTTCAGGCTTAAAGGCAGATTGAAACCTTTAACACAATTGTTATAACGGTAAAAAGCTTTACCATCTTTGAGGTAATATTCGAATGCAGGAACTTGCACGGTACGCAGGTACTGATCAAAAACCTTTGAAAAGTTGTAACCTGCTTTTTTAGAAATATAATTTTCAATCTGAGCGGTGTTTACCGTTTGATGGTAAAAGGTTTGGTTGAGTCCACGCAATATCGATCTGAAAAGTTCGTCGTTATTTAAACTGTGCCTGATGGCGTGCAGCATATTCCCTCCTTTTGGATACATATCGCCACTTCCCTGTGCATTTACACCATAAGGGGGAATAATAGGGCTATCATTTCGGATGCCTTTTCTAATTCCAAAGTTGTATTCATTCCCGGCTTTATTGCCAAAAATGTAATCTACAAAAAGTGTTTCGCTATAGTTGGTAAATCCTTCATGCACCCACATATCGGCCAAATCGTTGGTGGTAATGTTATTGCCGAACCATTCGTGCCCGCTTTCGTGAATAATGATAAAATCCCATTTCAAGCCCCAGCCATCGCCCGACATATCTCTGCCTCTATAGCCAAACTTATAACCATTGCCATATGACACAGCCGATTGATGTTCCATTCCGGTGTGCGAAGCATCGATCAGCTGGTAACCATCTTCGTAAAAAGGATATGGACCAAACCAATGCTCCATACTTTTCATCATTTTATGCACCTGATCGGGCATGTAGGTCTTCGCCTTTGGATAATTGTAATCGAGCACCCAATAATTCACATCTAACGCCCCTTTTTCGCCCGCATATTTCTCTTTAAAATTAACGTACTTGCCAATGTAAGGGATGATGCAATAATTACTGATCGGATTTTTAACATTGTACTGATAGGTTGTGGTGCCATCGTGGTTATCTTTCTTGAACACCAAACGTCCATTCCCTACCGCTACCAATGAATCAGGAACGGTCATCGTTAAAGATGCACCCAAATTAGGTTCATCGCTTTGATGATCTTTATTCGGATACCATACGGAAGCACCTAAGCCCTGACAGGCCACCGTCATCCACGGACGCGAAAGTGAATCGGTGGTGAAGATAAAACCGCCATCCCAAGGTGCTCTTTTGGCCTGATGTACCTTTCCATGGTAAAAAATATGGACATTATTCAGGGCCGATAATTTTTGCGCCGGAACATGCACATACCAAACACTACCAACATGTTCGAATTTTACTTTTGAACTTCCGTTGTATAGCACACTATCAATAATTAATGGCTCCTGCAAATCGATCTGCATACGGGTACTGCCATTATTATGCTGCACCACTTTGTATACGATTTTATTCGAGCCTGTTATACTTTTATCATTATAATCGGGTTTAACAGAAAGTTCGTAACGCTGTACATCCCACCAGTTACGTTCGGCATTTAGGCTTCCCCTTAAGGTATCGGCCAAAGTGTAAACCTTTTTGGGGTTTTGCGCAAAAAGTATTGTACTGAACAATACTAAAATCATTGTTAAGGATAAAGGTGTTAATTTTCTCATCTTTTGCTGGTTATCATATCCAATAGCGTATTATTAATTTGAAAAGCAATTGCAGCTTTTCATCGGTTAGGGCAGTCCTGCTATCCCTCCTGCTCCGATGTAAAATCGGGAGCATCCGTTCTATCAGGTTTATTTAACCTTGGTTCCTGCTCATTACCGGTTTCAGTTTCAACGCTTCTGCCCCAGTTTTCTAGCCCTGACAGAAGCGGGCATCCCGATTTTTCATCGGGATAAAGCGGATGGCAGGAGTTCACTTTAAAAAAATCGAAAAACCCTGCGCTCCAAAACGAAAATATCAGTTGTTTAAAGGTCTATGTTATTTTTTCACCTTTCCTTTATAAAAGATGCTGAAACAAGTTCAGCATGACGATCGAGTTAGGAAAAAGAGGTTAAAAAATGATCACAATGTGTAAATGTTAATTGAACTAAGGTTATTACTAATAAGCCCCACTTCTAATCGATTCAATTTCTTCGGTACTTAAAGCCAAATGTTTTCCCAACATCCGGCTTCCATTTTCGGTAACCAGGAAATCATCTTCTACCCTGATGCCGCTAAAGTTTCTGAACTGCTCCAATTTATCGTAATTAATAAATTCGGCAAACTGGTTGGTGGCTTTCCAACGGTCTATCAGTTCAGGAATAATATAAACACCTGGCTCTACCGTTAATACATATCCTGCTTCGAGCGCTTTGCCTAACCTTAACGATTTTAACCCGAACTGGGTGGTGTTTTTAGTCAGTTCATCGGTATAACCTACATATTGCTCACCTAAATCTTCCATATCGTGTACATCCAAGCCCATCATATGGCCTGTTCCACATTGAAAGAACATGGCATGCGCACCGGCCTGCACCGCATCGTCTATATTACCTTTCATCAGGCCAATATCTTTTAAACCCTGTGCCAGCATTTTACACGAAGCCAAATGCACATCTAAATACCTTACACCCGGTGCCAACATATTTTTGCCATGGGTATAAGCATTCAGTACAATATCATACACATCTTTTTGCTCTGCACTAAATTTTTTACCTACCGGAAAAGTACGCGTAAGGTCGCCTGCATAACCTAAGGCAGTTTCTACCCCAGAGTCGTTTAGCACCAGTTGACCTTCCTGTAACTGATTACCGTGATAATGGTTGTGCAAAATTTCGCCGCGAACCGTCAAAATAACCGGGTAAGCCAGGTTACCGCCCGAAGCCAATGCAGCGCCTTGAATTTTTGCGGCAAGTTCGCGTTCGTACATGCCGGGTTTTGCCTGCTGCATCACCATTAAATGAATATCGGCCGATATTGCTGCTGCACGGTCCAACTCTTCAATTTCTTCAACTGATTTGACCGACCGTTGCGCCACTACCGCTTTAATAAAACTAAGTGATGCTTTTTCTTTAAGCTGATTAACAGGCAAATTAAGCCAGCTGGCCAATTTAATTTTATTCTCTGAGCGGTAAGGAGGTAAGAAATGAACGCTGCGTTTTTGCTCTTGATATTGCTTAAGATAGGTATCGAGCTGAGCTAAAAGCAGAACTTCGGTCAAGCCAGCATCCAAACTTTTTTCTTCCAATGTTTTCTGTCTGCCCATCCACACGATATCATCAATTCCCATTTCATCACCGAAAAGAATTACCTGATCTTCATCAAGGTCGATAATAGCACCCAATGATGGTTCACTGATCCCAAAATAATATAAAAAGGTACTATCCTGCCTAAAATGGTAGGTATTGTCTTTATAATTCATCGGACTCTCTTCGTTACTCAAAAAGAGTAATACTCCCGAATTTATCTTTGATTTTAATGCCGCTCTTCGTTGGAGGTAAACTTTCTTTTCAAACATATTTTTCATGTGTTAAGCAAATATCCAAAAAGCCATATTCATTACATTAGAATTAAAATGAATGGATAAAATATGGTTCATATCTGCAAATAATAAGCTATGGTTATGGCACAAAAATCACAATAAATTTCAGGTTAGCGAAAAATAAGGGTAAAATCTAAACATTGTAATGGTGATTAAAAAAGTTTATAGATAGCATTAACAATTTTTAGCCACGGAAACACGGAAGACAGGGAACATTTGTGGAGTTTCTTTGTCATTCTGAGCGCAGCGAAGAATCTTTAAAACAAATCACCAACTTTAGCCACAGCCGCAGAAAGACAATTTCCCAAATTCCGTGTTAATCTATGCTTTCGTGGCAAAATCAAATTCCAAGGTTGATGGCGATAAAATCCTTTCTCACCGCATCTTCGCTAAGAACGAGGATGATCCAACAATTTAAATAGACTATATTACTATTTAATTTCATATTATACTAAAATACAAAATTTTAAACTGCTTAATATAAAGTAATTATCTAGCTATAAATAAAACAAAGTCAATGGTTTTCGATCTATAAAACACTCCCATTAACTTCAATATTTAACTTTAATAATTTAGAATACAATCAATATAAATATCTTATATCAATTTACAATATTTATAAGACATACATCTAATTGATTATCAAAACTATTAACAATAAAAAGCCTCGTAAAATTTATTTCACGAGGCTTAGACAGGAATGAATTGATATTATTTTTGAAGTATAATTTCAGTTATATGTTCTTTTGCAAGTGGAAACTGATATGCTCCCCTCTCCTTCTTATTAGTACCTTTTACCGAATAAATACCCACACCATTAACTTTTGCAGTCTGAGTCAATCTTACCACAGCATTGGGTGTATAATCACTTGCTTTGTTCAATTTTAAATGGATTTCGCCATTTGAAACGTTGTAATCAACTTCATCAATCGTGCCGGCATCAAGGGTAATCCAAAGCCCTGCAGATGCAACGTAAACCGACGATTTAGCTGCCGTTGTTAATTTAACACTGATGGTATTGCCTGTTTTATTCAAATTACCACCGAAAGCTAACCAACCAAATTCGGGATGCTGTAATATATAGGATGAAGTGTTAACCGCGTAGCCAAAAAAACCAGATCCGTAATCGCCGGTAATGCCATCATTTTTTAAGGTTGATGGGTAAGCATGGAATGCTGCCGGTGCAAAACCCTCCTGGGTAATATTGGAGATCGATCCCAGCAACCCACCATATCCTGCACGCAAAAGATAAAAATCATCCGGATGTTTACGATAATCCATTAATACCGGAATCGCATTAAGTGCTGAACCGTAATGATGGATCATCCGCTCAATACGCGAAAGCTTACCTCCATAAAGAAAATCCCAATATCGGCGGGCGTTGCCATTATAGGCCCAATGCGGCACCACGGGCATGTAAGCTAATATGGCATCAAGCGTTACATTTGCTTTATCCTGGTAGCCAAAATAGCTCGACCATACATAAACTTCTTCTTGACCTGTAGAGTCCCAAGGCATTTCACTACCAAAGGGATATTGTAAAGTACTCCAGTGATTGGCGCGCTTTTTCATTTCATTTTCTAACCTGGTTGCTTCTTCTGTTAATCCTTCATTTTTAAGGTCGGTTAAGATGAGATAAAAGACTGTACCTTCCATTTGGCCAAACTGCGCGTAATAAGGGGCAATATTAACCATAGTCATACCTGTTTCAGCAGCATCAATAAGATGTTGCTTCCAGCTCTGCTGCTCCACAAGGCCGCTATAGTTACGCGCCAATCGGTACATTACCCAATGCGCCGCCGCAACATGCGGATAATTATAAGACCGGCCAAGGTTATCAGCTTCTTGTTTTGGCCATGCAGACCATGTTTTAAAATTGATATTTGCGGCATAGGTATCTTTAGGAAGCGAATCTGGTGCATAGTAGAACAGGCTCTTTTTTACACCATATTTCTGGGTACCGCTTTTAAGCTGTATTCCTCCAAACATTACACTATCTACAAATTGTTTCAGTTTATCAACTTCTTCTTTTTTGGGTTGTACCAATTGCTTCATTATTGCACCAAGCCACGATCCGGCCCCGCCTTCGTCGCTTAAACCAGCAATCCAAGCCCGATTGTCTTGTGTTACCTGTTGCTGTTTTTCATTATCATAAGTAATCACAGAAGGACTTCTTTTAAAGACAGGATCGGCCTGGTTAAACCATTGTCTGGTTGTTAAAAAATTTCCATAACTAGCGATCACATTACTTTCGGCTTCAATTACCTTGTAATTTATCGTTTGCTCCAAACCATCCTCATAGGTAATAGACAATCTTGCTCTGCCCCAGGTATTTCCCTTTACAGTATAACTTTTCCAACCATTTTTGGTCGAGCCTAATGCGATTACTTTTAGGGCATTTTCGGGTTGAACCTGAATGGTTTTAATCTTTTTAGGATAGTTAATAAATAATTTCCCTTCTACATCTTTCGGCAGTACATAACCTGGAATTGAGATCGCTACGGGCCTTTTATTTTCAATCAGCTTGTTTTCGATATCTTTCGCTGCTCCTGAGAGGATAAACTGAAGGGCATAACTCCGGCTTTCGCCTGGCTTTAAAAAAGTTGAAGTTGGTGTATTCCATTGCTCGGCATTTTTCCATTCATTTTCGGCATAGGCTTTACTGTACACCATCCATTCGTAAAAGCCTTCAAAGGCAATACCTCTTGGTGTCCGGTCATCATTAAGCGGGTTGTAAGCCTCAAATGGTGTATGCCCCAATGGCGTAACAAGCAAAGAAGGTGCATGACCACTTAACCGGGTAACCTGCAAGTAACCTGCATCTTTTCCGATGTAGGGATCGTAAAAAACATTTTTAGCATGGGTTTGCTCTAATGTTCGGCCTTCTAAAATATTATCGAAAATCATCGGGATACCCAGCGCACCAATTTCTACGTTTTTATTCGTCTTATTTTTCAGTTCAAAGCGCAATACCAGCTTTCCGTTCAACATCTCCCAAATCCGTTTAACCTGCAAAGGGATATCAGCCGGAAGTGTTGAAGCAAGATCAGCAGCGGCAAGCACATTTTTACCCATGGGAATATTCTTCACAGGGCTTCTTTTTGCGGCTGTGCTATAGCTTTTCCAGGCCTCCTCGCCAGTATAACGTAATTTTAAATTGATATCGCCCAAATGGTACAAGCCATCTGAACTGCGCACTTTTAAACTATCACTGGGTACAAAATCGAAATCTTTAACCATTTTAGGCTGTAGACCTGCCACTGTTTGTGACGACTTAACGAGCTTTAGATTAAATGCCCCGGCGTTATAGGTCGAAAAACCATTTTCCAAACCCAAAGTGGATGGCTTTTTACCTAAAGCAATCCAAGGCGATTGGGCCAGAACTACCTCAATATTTAGAAAAGATAAAATGCAGCAAAATATTGCTTTAAAAGTTATTATGGATAAAATTCTCTTCTTTTTTAGTTTGATAATCATGATAACAAAGGAAATTTAGGGATGTGGTTAAATCAAAAATAAAATTTAAAAGATAAAGCAAGCAGTGAACTTAAAAATAGCGCAAAATCGGTAAAGAATTGGTGTATTTACGGGGAGTTTGGCTGTGAGGTATGACGATCAGTTTGTAATTACGCAAAGCGCGCAGATTTAATTAATGCGACTGAGGGAAACCCAACCCATTGGCACTACACTGAATACCTAAACGTGATTGCAGCGGCAGCCCCGAATGAAATGAGGGCTATAGCGGAAAGCGCGACTGACACTGATTGACATGCAGGATTTGCTTTCCTATCCTTCGATTCTGCTCACGAGACAAATAATTCAGCTCCGTACCATTGACAGATACCAATAGAAAAGTCGTCATCTCGACTGTAGCGCAGCGAAATGGAGAGATCTTTGAACCAAATTATTTAAATAAAATTTAAAAGATTTCTCCACTACGGTCGAAATGACGATGCCTCGAGACTATTACCTTCTTAAAACGTCCCTGTAATTTATATTATTTTATGAAATAAATTATAGCTCAGGATAGCAATGATTAAATAGGCTGACATTTCACTTTCAACCATTCAGCTTCTTCATCAGATAAAAGGGGCTGAAGCTTCTCGAACACCATTTGATTATATTGATTTAACCACTCAATCTGATCTGGGGCCAAAAGTGTTTTATTGATAATCGGGGTATCGATAAAACATAAGGTTAAGGTTTCGAAAGTGAGAAAATTACCAAATTCACTATTGCTCTGGGGGATACATAAAACCAGATTTTCTAGGCGTACACCATGTTTACCCGGACGATAAATTCCAGGCTCAATGGAGGTTACCATACCTGGTTTAAAGGCGACATCTACATTAGCCGGGCTAATATTCTGAGGTCCTTCGTGTACATTCAGAAAAAAACCAATACCATGACCGGTTCCATGACCAAAATTTATGGCGTGTTCCCACAAAGGTTTTCTACAGATGGAATCGATTTGATAACCTTTGGTACCTTCTGGAAAAATCAGTTTAGAACCTTCAATCAGGCCTTTGAGCACCAAGGTGTAATCATCGGCCTGGGTTGATGAGCAATTACCAATAGGAATTACCCTGGTAATATCGGTTGTACCATACAAATACTGGCCTCCGGAATCGACAAGAAACAAACCATCACCTAAAATTTCCTGATTGCTTTCTGCTGTTACGCTATAATGTGGCAATGCACCGTTTGCATTATAGCCAGCTATGGTATTAAAACTTAAACCAACAAAAGATGTTTGTTCTACTCTAAACGCTTCCAATTTCTCTGCTGCAGACCATTCTGTAATCTTTTCTTTTCCCAAATGATCTTCCATCCACTTGAAGAACCTCGTTAAAGCTATCCCATCATTTAACATCGCCTTGCGGATATGATTAATTTCAGTATTATTATTTAAACTCTTTAGATGTGTACTTGGATTAATGCCTGAAATTATTTTGGAACTACTTGGCAAACACTGGTACAAGCCGAAGCAGGTACGTTTTGGGTCGATAAAAATTTGCGCACCCTGCGGCAGATCTTTTAGCGTTTGAGCTACATCCTGATAGGGAAATAAAATAACACCTTGATTATTTAAGGTTTCAATATCAATTTGCGTTAACTTTTGTTTGTTGATAAAGAGTTTAACCTCAGCAGGTGCAATTAAAGCAAAACTTAAAGTTACAGGATTATAGTCTACATCTTTTCCTCTTAGGTTAAAAAGCCATGCAATGTCATCGAGCGATGAAATTAAATGATAATCTGCCCCACTTATTTTTAATGCAGCTCTTACCTGTTTTATTTTAGCAGAAATGGCAAACCCCGCAGCTTCCTCATCAATTAAAAAGGCATTTGCTTGTGGCAGCCCTACCCTATCCAGCCAAATAGTGCTGATAAAATCAACGTCAATGATTTCTATTTCACGCTGAGTTAAACTACTCTGCATCTCGAGGGCTAATGCCACCGTAATGAGCTGATGGTTAAAGCCTATTTTTGCGCCCTTTGGCAAAACTTCGAGTAACCAATCGATGTATTCGGGCGTATGTGGCACTTTCAATTTTACCAATTCGTAACCAGTATTGTTTAATTGTGTTTCTGCCTGCGTAAAATATCGCGAATCAGTCCACAGACCAGCAAAATCCTGGGTAATGACCACTGTGCCAGCTGAGCCTGTAAATCCACAAGCAAAAGGAATAGCTTTATAATGTGCTGGTAAATATTCACTGATGTGAGGATCTGCCGAGGTAATCATATAAGCATCTACTTTTTGAGCAGCCATTAATTGGCGTAAGGCCTGCAATTTTTCTACAAAGGTCATGTTGTGGAAGAGTTTTGTCGGACCAAATTTAAATATTAATGGACATCAACCCTTAAAACAAACAAGAATTAATACAAATATTGTTCAGATTGCTTTTGACGAAACCAGAAACTTACTCAATAGGATTTTAGTATCGGAAGCGCAACCTATTCCGATACTTTAGAAAATTGTTTTATCCTTAAATTGCAAATACGATAAGAAATTAAACGTAGCGATCAATTGACGGAGCTTTAACCACCTCGTAACTATCTGATTTCTGAAAGCACCGTATTTTAAAAACAAGGGCAGATTCTCTTTGAGCCAGGGCATGGATACCTAAAATAAAGCGTTGTTGAAAACGTTTGGGACAAGCTTCTTTATGGCAAATTATTTCATAACGGTCTACATTCTCTACGACCACATCAAGCACATATTTTGGCCACTGTTTTTTAATCAGATTTGGCAACCAGGTAAACTGCTGCATGTTAATTAAATCCCCCATCCCTTCAATTGCCACTGGGGGAATATCTCCACCTACTATCTGAGTCCAGCTGCCCTCCACTTCATCAATAATACCCAGCACTTTACATCCAGACAGCACCAACCATGGATCTTCCGTGCTGGCCCGAATTAAC
Encoded proteins:
- a CDS encoding aldehyde dehydrogenase (NADP(+)), which translates into the protein MNGKNIVAGTYIEVNERSLKAVNPATGLTLDGEFFKASESLVNDALTSATLAFQSYRNLNKDLKAAFLNAIADEIANLGEELVNRASAESGLPLGRLQGELGRTTGQLRLFANLVAEGSWVDAIIDTALPERQPLPRPDIRRMLIPIGPVVVFGASNFPLAFSVAGGDTASALASGCPVVVKAHPAHYGTSALVGGAIIKAAEKTGMPKGVFSLLYDDGYTIGAGLVQHPLTKAVTFTGSFKGGMALINLAQQREQPIPVFAEMGSINPVIFLPKVIENQAEGLAKKYAASITLGAGQFCTNPGLLLAVQSPALENFKAVLKEAISTIPSATMLTEGIANNYGKLSAEVVNEGGVALLSVSTVKNSELQNQSEAKIAQVSAADFIKNPKLREEIFGPYSLLVVAQDITELEKAIDVLEGQLTVTLMADKQELQHYQALIGKLTDKTGRIILNGVPTGVEVCAAMQHGGPFPATNDSRFTSVGSTAINRFARPLAYQDWEQELLPDELKDGNPLGIFRMVNQILTKSHE
- a CDS encoding 4-hydroxyproline epimerase, which produces MSKTFFCVDAHTCGNPVRLVAGGGPQLIGSNMSEKRQHFLKEFDWIRTGLMFEPRGHDMMSGSILYPPHDPANDIAVLFIETSGCLPMCGHGTIGTITIAIEEGLIQPKIPGVIRMEAPAGLVLIEYKQEGKKVKSVKLRNVASYLAAENLAVECPDLGTLTFDVAYGGNFYAIVDPQENFPGLENYTASQLITWSQTIRKRINEQYTFVHPLDPTINGCSHVLWTGKTIDPTSTARNAVFYGDKAIDRSPCGTGTSARLAQWFAKGKLKQGEDFIHESFIGSKFIGRVEEVVDLDGIKAIIPSVEGWAKIYGYNTIKIDAEDDPYAHGFQVI
- a CDS encoding dihydrodipicolinate synthase family protein — translated: MSIKWTGVFPAVTTKFTANDELDFPAFDLNIEAQLEAGAEGIILGGSLGEASVLTDEEKFGLLSHTLTVVNGRVPVLLNIAESTTKKAIEVAQKAESLGAQGLMLLPPMRYNAAPDETLAFFGAIAESTSLPIMIYNNPVDYKIEVTLDMFEVLTKYDNIQAIKESTRDVSNITRLINRFGDRFKIFTGVDPLAMESIVMGAHGWVAGLVDAFPRETVAIFRLIKENRIAEALTIYRWFLPVLELDIHAKLVQYIKLAEVATGLGTEAVRAPRLPISGAEREKVLKIINDALAVRPELPAGSWGK
- a CDS encoding M1 family metallopeptidase, producing the protein MRKLTPLSLTMILVLFSTILFAQNPKKVYTLADTLRGSLNAERNWWDVQRYELSVKPDYNDKSITGSNKIVYKVVQHNNGSTRMQIDLQEPLIIDSVLYNGSSKVKFEHVGSVWYVHVPAQKLSALNNVHIFYHGKVHQAKRAPWDGGFIFTTDSLSRPWMTVACQGLGASVWYPNKDHQSDEPNLGASLTMTVPDSLVAVGNGRLVFKKDNHDGTTTYQYNVKNPISNYCIIPYIGKYVNFKEKYAGEKGALDVNYWVLDYNYPKAKTYMPDQVHKMMKSMEHWFGPYPFYEDGYQLIDASHTGMEHQSAVSYGNGYKFGYRGRDMSGDGWGLKWDFIIIHESGHEWFGNNITTNDLADMWVHEGFTNYSETLFVDYIFGNKAGNEYNFGIRKGIRNDSPIIPPYGVNAQGSGDMYPKGGNMLHAIRHSLNNDELFRSILRGLNQTFYHQTVNTAQIENYISKKAGYNFSKVFDQYLRTVQVPAFEYYLKDGKAFYRYNNCVKGFNLPLSLKKEGIKTLKIIPSQNWQQVALAKGQDALFTKPGIEFMYYLEVKNTK